GAACGATGCCGGAGCCGGCATAGTCGGAATAGCCCAGTTCGGAGAGCCAGCCACCGCCCCAGGTCCAGTAGCCCTCGATGGGGTAGATGACCGCGGTCATCACCACCGCGAAGGCCAGGAACGCCCACAGCTTCATGCGCTCGGCGACGGCGCCCGAGACGATCGACATGGCGGTCGCCACGAACACCACCTGAAAGAAAAAGTCGGCACGCGCCGAGTAGTAGGGCGCGTCATCGCCGCCACTCAAGACTGCATCGACGCCGTTCTCGCTGCCGATCAGAAAGCCGAGGCTGGGCAGGAAACCGCCGGCGCTGCTCGAATACATGATGTAGTAGCCGACCACCAGATACATCGTGCAGGCGATAGCGAACAGCACGACGTTCTTGGTCAGGATTTCTGCGGTGTTCTTCGAGCGTACCAGGCCCGCTTCCAGCATCGCGAAGCCGGCGGCCATCCACATCACCAGCACGCCACTGATGAGGAAGTAGAATGTATCGAGCGCGTAATTGAGCTCTGTCATCGTTATAGTCTCGCTGAATTCAGGAATGGCCCCGCGCCTCAAACGGCGTCGGCCCCGCGTTCGCCGGTGCGAATACGAATGACGTCTTCAAGCGGCGTGACGAACAGCTTGCCGTCGCCGATCTTGCCGCTGTTGGCGGCCTGGCTGACGGCCTCGAGCACGCCTTCCACACGGCTGTCGTCGACTGCGATCTCGATCTTCACCTTGGGCAGGAAATCGACCACGTACTCGGCACCCCGGTAGAGTTCGGTATGCCCTTTCTGACGACCGAAGCCCTTGACCTCGGTGACGGTGATGCCCTGCACGCCGTTATCGGCGAGCGCCTCCCGAACGTCGTCGAGCTTGAATGGCTTTATGATGGCGGTGATGAGTTTCATCCCTTGTCTCCCGTTGTCGGCTTGCGCCTGAAGCTATCAAGCGCAAGCCGTGCCAGTTCGTTTTTTCTGTAGTAATTTCATAGATCTGAACTGCCATCCGGTCAGTCTTATGGTGCAGTGAATCGCTTTGCTGCACTGCCAATCACCGTTTTGGTGCGCCGCTGCCGCAGCGATGCGCCATAACAGGGCATGCGTTGTCGAATTGCCTTGCGTATGCTGAGGAGAACCGCAACAAGGAGTGGGCCGATGATCAGTAGCGAACGGATCAGCCGCCTCGCCCAGCAGCTGGGCGAGCGCCTTCAGGATGCCTCTCACGCGCCCGAAGAGATCCAGCGCAACGTGCATAACGTGATGCGTGGAGCCTTCGATCGCATGGAGCTGGTGACCCGCGAGGACTTCGACATCCTGATGGATGTGCTTCAGCGCACCCGGGCACGGGTCGAGTCGCTGGAAAAGCAGGTCGCCGCGCTCGAAGCCAGTCTCGACGACAGTGCCGGCGCGCCGGGATCGCCGGCGATGGTCGCCGCCGACACGGCAGCGCCACCCGAGGACACGGCAGCGTCCAGCAAGACCGCTTCCGGAAATACATCATCCGCCAAGGGTACGGCGCCCCCCGAGGATACCGACGCCTCATCGCCCAAGCCGCCATAGCGCGGTCTCTTGCGTTGGCCTCGAGACTTGCAGTCCCCGCGCCGATCTGTATCACTAGGCCTGTATCAATGAACAGGCTGGAACAGGCACTGGGTGCGGGGTCGCTATCGTTTCTGGAAGGTGAACGAGAAACTTGGCATGCGACGTCGCTTGAGCATCCGCCGGGCAAGGAGCGGCCATGGCATTAGCCATCATCACCACGCGTGCGGGGCTGGGGCTGGACGCGCCCGAGGTCCTGGTCGAAGTCCATCTGTCCAACGGCCTGCCAGGCATGACCCTGGTCGGCCTGCCGGAAACCGCGGTTCGCGAGAGCCGTGAGCGGGTGCGCAGCGCACTGCTCAACGCCGGCTTCGAGTTTCCCACCACACGACGCATCACCATCAACCTGGCACCGGCCGACCTGCCCAAGGAAGGCGGACGCTTCGACCTGCCCATTGCGCTGGGCATCCTGGTGGCCTCCGAGCAGGTGCCGGCCACCGCCCTCGAGGGAGTGGAGTGTCTTGGCGAGCTGGCCCTCGACGGCCGGCTGCGTCCGGTTACCGGGGTGCTGCCGGCGGCGCTGGCGGTCAAGGCACGGGGGCGCGGATTGCTGGTCGCCGCAGGTAACGCCGACGAGGCCGCGCTGGCCGGCGACCTGCAGGTGCTGCCCGCCGAGCACCTTTCCCAGGTGGTCGCCCATCTGCTGGGCCAGGCCCGGCTCGAACCGCATTGGGTGACGACGCCGACGCTGCCCGAGCAGCCGCTGGCCGATCTGGCCGACGTGCGCGGTCAGTACCAGGCGCGCCGGGCGCTGGAGGTCGCGGCGGCGGGCGGCCACAACCTGCTGTTCTCGGGCCCGCCGGGCACCGGCAAGACCATGCTCGCCAGCCGCCTGCCGGGCATTCTGCCGCCGCTGTCGCCCGACGAGGCGCTCGAGGTCGCGGCGATCCGCTCGGTGTGCGGGCTCGACCTGCTCGAACGCTGGGGTGAGCGGCCGTTTCGCTCGCCGCACCACACCGCCAGCGGCGTGGCGCTGGTCGGCGGCGGTTCGCGGCCGCGCCCCGGCGAGATCTCGCTGGCGCATCAAGGAGTGCTGTTTCTCGACGAGCTGCCGCAATTCGACCGCAGCGTGCTCGAGGTGATGCGCGAGCCGCTGGAATCGGGGCAGATCCATATCGCGAGGGCCAGCCAGCAACGCAGCTTTCCGGCCAGTTTCCAGCTGGTGGCGGCGATGAACCCGTGTCCCTGCGGGCACCTGGGCGACCCGCGCCAGACTTGCGTGTGCACCCCGGCCCAGGTGCAGCGCTACCAGGGGCGGCTTTCCGGTCCGCTGCTCGATCGCATCGATCTGCAGGTCGAAGTGCCGGCAATCCCGCCCGACCAGCTCACCGCCGATACCCGTGGCGAAAGCTCCGTGCAGGTTCGCGAGCGAGTGCTGGCGGCCCGCGAGCGGCAACGCGCCCGGGGCTTTCTCAACGCACGCCTGCCGGGCCCCGAGCTCGAGGCAGCCTGTGCGCTGAGCGACACCGAGCGCGCCTGGCTGGCCGACGTGCTGACTCGGCTCAAGCTCTCGGCGCGCGCCTATCATCGCGTGCTGCGGGTGGCGCTGACGCTGGCCGACCTGGCCGGCGAGCCGCACCCGGGGCGCAGCCAGCTGCTCGAAGCGATCGGCTACCGTCAGCTCGATCGCCTGCGCAGCGGTCGCGATCGGCCTGCCACGGCGAGTAGTCCATGACATCGGTGTCACGCTAAGCTGATAGCCAGGGGCCAGGGTTGGCCCTTGTGGATCGCTGACGGCTTCTGCGCCATTAAGCGTCAGCCACGCCAACGCCAAGGAGGTTCGATGAACAGCACGGATAGCGATCTTGCAGCGATGGATGCCGCCGCTCTGATTGACGCCTACGAGCGGGGCCGGCTCTCGCCGGTGGAGGCGGTCGAGAACGCGCTGGCGCGTATCGATCGCCACAACCCCGCGATCAACGCCTTCTGTCATGTCGATCACCAGGGCGCGATGGCCGCCGCCCGCGACGCCGAAGCCCGCTGGCGGCGCGGCGAGCCGCTGAGCCCGGTGGACGGGCTGCCGGTGACGATGAAGGACCTGACCCGGGTGCGCGGCATGCCCGCCCGTGAAGGCACGCTGATCTCCGATCCCGCGCCGTGCGCGGAGGATTCGCCGCCGGCACGGCGGATGCGCGAAGGCGGCGCCGTCATCCTGGGCAAGACCACCACTCCCGAATTCGGCTGGAAAGGCGTTACCGACAGCCCGCTGACCGGCATCACCTGCAACCCCTGGAATACGCAGCTTACCCCCGGCGGCTCGTCGGGGGGCGCCGCCGCGGCCTGCGCGCTGAACCTGGGCGTGCTGCATCAGGGCGGCGATTCCGGCGGCTCGATCCGCATCCCCGCCGCCTTCACCGGCACGTTCGGCTTCAAGTCGACCTTCGGGCTGGTGCCGCAGTGGCCGCCCTGTTCATTGCCGTCGATGTCGCATATCGGGCCGATCACGCGCACGGTCGACGACGCGATCCGCATGCTCAACGTCATCGGCCGCTACGACTCTCGCGACAGTTATGCCGTCGCCGCGGCGCCGGCGGACTGGAGGGAGACCACCCGACAGACGCTTTCGGGGCTGCGCATCGGTCTGATCACCAAGGCGCGCCGGGTCGGGGTCGATCCGCAGATCACCGCGGCGATCGAGCGAGCGGCGCATACGCTCAGCGAGCTGGGCGCCGAGGTCGTGCCCAGCGATCTTGATCTGCATGAGGCGGGCGAGGCATTCAAGGTACTGTGGTTTTCCACCACCTGGCGGCTGTGCTATCAGCTGACCGAGGCCCAGCGTCACTTGATCAGCGAGGGGCTGCTGAAGAACGCCTGGCGCGGCGAGGGCTTCGATGCCAATGACGTGCACGCGGCGGAAGAGGCCCGGTGGGTCCTGACCTCGCGCTTCGAAGCCCGCTTTCGTGACGAATTCGACCTGTTCCTGATGCCCAGCGTCGCCGTTCTGCCATTCACCGCCGGCCTCGAAGTCCCGGATGGCAGCAGCATGCAGGACTGGATGGATTGGACGCCATTCAGCTATCCGTTCAACCTGACGCGCCAGCCGGCGGCATCGATCCCCTGCGGATTCAGCCGGGAGGGGTTGCCGATCGGCTGCCAACTGGTGGGGGCACGCTTTCGCGATCGCACCGTGCTGCGTGCCTGCCGCGCGTATATGGATGCGGTGCCGACGCATTTCCCCGACGTGCCGGGCGTCGCCACGCCGGGCGTCGCCACGCCTCGCGGCTGACGGAGAAGCCACGCCATGCCGCTGTCCCTCACGAATCTGCCGCTGGCCTGGAGCATCGGCCTGTTCTGCCTCTGTGCGCTGGTGATCGGCGTGATCGGTACGCGCCTGACCCATGTGGTCGACGACCTCGCCGATCGCACCGGCCTGGGCGAGGCCATCGCCGGCGCCCTGCTGCTGGGCGCGACGACCTCGTTGTCGGGCAGCGTCCTCTCGGTGACAGCGGGCTGGGCCGGCCAGGCCGAACTCGCGGTGAGCAACGCCGTGGGCGGCATCGCCGTACAGACGCTGTTTCTCACCGTCGCCGACATGTTCCTGCGGCGCGTCAATCTCGAGCATGCGGCCGCCTCCATCGGCAACCTGATGCAGGGCGCCTTGCTGGTCTGCATGCTGTCGCTGATCCTGGTGGGCAGCTTCTCGCCGGAGTGGACGCTGTGGGGCATCCATCCGATCACGCCGCTGATGGTGGTGGGCTATGCCTACGGGCTGCGCATCGTCAACGAGGCGCGTACCGCGCCGATGTGGATGCCCGCCCGCACCCGCGAGACGCGCGAGGATGTGCCCGACGAGGCGCTCCAGCAGCGCTCGCTGGCCTCCCTGTGGACGTCGTTTCTGATCATGGCGTTGATCCTGGGGGTCGCCGGGTGGCTGCTGCAACGCTCGGCGACGGTGATCGCCGAGGAGACCGGGCTCGGCCAGGTCGCCGTCGGGGTACTGCTGACGTCGATCACCACCTCGCTGCCGGAGCTGGTGACCTCGGTGACAGCGGTGCGGCGCGGGGCCCTGACGCTGGCCGTGGGAGGCATCATCGGCGGCAATGCCTACGACACGCTGTTTACCGCGATGTCGGACATCGCCTATCGCGAGGGCTCGATCTATCACGCCATCTCCAACCAGACGCTGCTGTGGGTGGCGCTGTCGATGGTCATGACCGGGGTGTTGATCATGGGCCTGGTGCGCCGCGAGAAGCATGGCCCGGGACGCATCGGCTTCGAGAGCGTGACCATTATCGGCCTTTATCTGGCCGGTGTGGCCATGGTGGTGTTCGGCGGCGCCAACGGCGGTTGAGAGGATGCTTACAAAAGGGCTGCACTCGGCAATACGGCGTTGAAATTATCCTCGAGCGCGAGTCCGATCAAAATACTCATTTACTATCTGTAAACTCGCGTGCGAGCCCAGTGCGCTTTTTCGTTCAATTTCGCCTTGTCTTGCCATTGTTCGCCTGTTTCGTAGACATCCTCTGAGCCGGGTGGCGTCACGCCGTCAGCGCGCCCTCCAGCGCGCCCAGGCGCCCCGGTTCGAGGGCGGCGGCGAGGGTACTGATGCGCAGCACATGGCCGAGCGCCGGGTGAGCGGGGCGATGGACGAGGGTGCCGGCATCGAGCAACTGGCGATGGATGCTGGCAGCCCGCTCGGCGTCGGCGAGACGCACGGCGATGAAGTTGGTGTCGCTGGGCGGCACGTCGCCGCCCAGACCGCGCAAGCGCTCGGTGAGGCGCTCGCGGCAGGCGATGACCGTGTCGACGTGGGCGCGAGTCTCGTCGGGGTTGTCGAGCACGGTCTCGGCGGCGCTCAGCGCCAGCGACGAGACGGCATAGTGGATGCGTACCTTGGCCAGCATGGCCAGGGCCTCGGGCTCGGCGATCGCGTAGCCGATGCGCAGCCCCGCCAGTCCGTGGGCCTTGGAGAACGTGCG
The genomic region above belongs to Halomonas zincidurans B6 and contains:
- a CDS encoding P-II family nitrogen regulator translates to MKLITAIIKPFKLDDVREALADNGVQGITVTEVKGFGRQKGHTELYRGAEYVVDFLPKVKIEIAVDDSRVEGVLEAVSQAANSGKIGDGKLFVTPLEDVIRIRTGERGADAV
- a CDS encoding accessory factor UbiK family protein codes for the protein MISSERISRLAQQLGERLQDASHAPEEIQRNVHNVMRGAFDRMELVTREDFDILMDVLQRTRARVESLEKQVAALEASLDDSAGAPGSPAMVAADTAAPPEDTAASSKTASGNTSSAKGTAPPEDTDASSPKPP
- a CDS encoding YifB family Mg chelatase-like AAA ATPase, coding for MALAIITTRAGLGLDAPEVLVEVHLSNGLPGMTLVGLPETAVRESRERVRSALLNAGFEFPTTRRITINLAPADLPKEGGRFDLPIALGILVASEQVPATALEGVECLGELALDGRLRPVTGVLPAALAVKARGRGLLVAAGNADEAALAGDLQVLPAEHLSQVVAHLLGQARLEPHWVTTPTLPEQPLADLADVRGQYQARRALEVAAAGGHNLLFSGPPGTGKTMLASRLPGILPPLSPDEALEVAAIRSVCGLDLLERWGERPFRSPHHTASGVALVGGGSRPRPGEISLAHQGVLFLDELPQFDRSVLEVMREPLESGQIHIARASQQRSFPASFQLVAAMNPCPCGHLGDPRQTCVCTPAQVQRYQGRLSGPLLDRIDLQVEVPAIPPDQLTADTRGESSVQVRERVLAARERQRARGFLNARLPGPELEAACALSDTERAWLADVLTRLKLSARAYHRVLRVALTLADLAGEPHPGRSQLLEAIGYRQLDRLRSGRDRPATASSP
- a CDS encoding amidase; amino-acid sequence: MNSTDSDLAAMDAAALIDAYERGRLSPVEAVENALARIDRHNPAINAFCHVDHQGAMAAARDAEARWRRGEPLSPVDGLPVTMKDLTRVRGMPAREGTLISDPAPCAEDSPPARRMREGGAVILGKTTTPEFGWKGVTDSPLTGITCNPWNTQLTPGGSSGGAAAACALNLGVLHQGGDSGGSIRIPAAFTGTFGFKSTFGLVPQWPPCSLPSMSHIGPITRTVDDAIRMLNVIGRYDSRDSYAVAAAPADWRETTRQTLSGLRIGLITKARRVGVDPQITAAIERAAHTLSELGAEVVPSDLDLHEAGEAFKVLWFSTTWRLCYQLTEAQRHLISEGLLKNAWRGEGFDANDVHAAEEARWVLTSRFEARFRDEFDLFLMPSVAVLPFTAGLEVPDGSSMQDWMDWTPFSYPFNLTRQPAASIPCGFSREGLPIGCQLVGARFRDRTVLRACRAYMDAVPTHFPDVPGVATPGVATPRG
- a CDS encoding sodium:calcium antiporter; amino-acid sequence: MPLSLTNLPLAWSIGLFCLCALVIGVIGTRLTHVVDDLADRTGLGEAIAGALLLGATTSLSGSVLSVTAGWAGQAELAVSNAVGGIAVQTLFLTVADMFLRRVNLEHAAASIGNLMQGALLVCMLSLILVGSFSPEWTLWGIHPITPLMVVGYAYGLRIVNEARTAPMWMPARTRETREDVPDEALQQRSLASLWTSFLIMALILGVAGWLLQRSATVIAEETGLGQVAVGVLLTSITTSLPELVTSVTAVRRGALTLAVGGIIGGNAYDTLFTAMSDIAYREGSIYHAISNQTLLWVALSMVMTGVLIMGLVRREKHGPGRIGFESVTIIGLYLAGVAMVVFGGANGG